A DNA window from Nocardioides palaemonis contains the following coding sequences:
- a CDS encoding class I SAM-dependent methyltransferase: MSTTTSSPTDAELKARHRAMWASGHYDRVAREVIPSLGRRLVEEVDPRPGERVLDVAAGTGNAAVPAARAGGRVVASDLTPELLDLGRADHPDLDVSWEVADAEALPWPDASFDVVTSVVGVMFAPHHQVAADELLRVLRPGGRLGLVAWTPSGFIGRLFATMRDFVPPPPAGVQPPPLWGDEDHVRSLLGDRVEDLSLVREHVEVDLFRGPTDFRTYFRDNYGPTLVAYRGIADQPERVAALDAALDALAASADEGEGRMRWEYLLVSGRRR, translated from the coding sequence ATGAGCACGACCACCAGCAGCCCCACCGACGCCGAGCTCAAGGCGCGCCACCGCGCGATGTGGGCCTCGGGCCACTACGACCGGGTCGCCCGGGAGGTGATCCCCAGCCTCGGGCGGCGCCTCGTCGAGGAGGTCGACCCCCGGCCCGGGGAGCGCGTCCTCGACGTGGCGGCCGGGACCGGCAACGCCGCGGTCCCCGCCGCGCGGGCCGGCGGGCGCGTCGTGGCCTCCGACCTGACGCCCGAGCTCCTCGACCTCGGCCGGGCCGACCACCCGGACCTCGACGTGTCGTGGGAGGTCGCCGACGCCGAGGCGCTGCCCTGGCCGGACGCGTCGTTCGACGTGGTGACCAGCGTGGTCGGCGTGATGTTCGCGCCGCACCACCAGGTCGCCGCCGACGAGCTGCTGCGGGTGCTGCGTCCCGGCGGCCGCCTGGGCCTCGTCGCCTGGACGCCGTCGGGGTTCATCGGCCGGCTCTTCGCGACGATGCGCGACTTCGTCCCGCCGCCGCCCGCGGGCGTGCAGCCCCCGCCGCTGTGGGGCGACGAGGACCACGTGCGGTCGCTGCTCGGCGACCGGGTCGAGGACCTCTCGCTCGTCCGCGAGCACGTCGAGGTCGACCTGTTCCGCGGCCCGACGGACTTCCGGACCTACTTCCGCGACAACTACGGCCCCACGCTCGTCGCCTACCGCGGCATCGCCGACCAGCCGGAACGGGTCGCGGCCCTCGACGCGGCGCTGGACGCGCTGGCGGCGTCCGCCGACGAGGGCGAGGGCCGGATGCGGTGGGAGTACCTGCTGGTCAGCGGCCGGCGGCGCTGA
- a CDS encoding FAD-binding oxidoreductase, with the protein MTRLRESYAALPPGAPVRLAKQTSNLFRGRAEQSAGLDVSGLTGVIEVDDEVAEVQGMCTYEDLVDVTLAHGRIPLVVPQLRTITLGGAVTGLGIESTSFRSGLPHESVLEMDVVTGSGEVVTTKPGDELFDAFPNSYGSLGYATRLRIELERAPGHVALEHVRIDDLDELAATIEQVVTTGEHAGERVDAIDGTAFAPGEAYLTLARWREGPARNPSDYTRQQVYYRSVQQRRTDELTTYDYLWRWDTDWFWCSRAFGAQHPLVRRVWPRRLRRSDVYWKLVALDRRLHVGDRLDRRAGRPQGERVVQDVEVPVEALPEFLAWFDREVGMRPVWLCPLRLRRQEAGRPWPTYPLTSATTYVNVGFWGVVNVGPDAPQAPRNRAIEAKVTELGGHKSLYSEAFYDPETFDRLYGGEQLARVKARHDPDDRLTGLYDKVVRGR; encoded by the coding sequence GTGACGAGGCTGAGGGAGTCGTACGCCGCGCTGCCACCGGGCGCACCGGTGCGGCTGGCCAAGCAGACCAGCAACCTCTTCCGCGGCCGGGCCGAGCAGTCCGCCGGCCTCGACGTCTCCGGTCTGACCGGCGTGATCGAGGTCGACGACGAGGTCGCCGAGGTCCAGGGCATGTGCACCTACGAGGACCTCGTGGACGTGACGCTGGCCCACGGCCGGATCCCGCTCGTGGTGCCGCAGCTGCGCACGATCACGCTGGGCGGTGCCGTCACCGGGCTCGGCATCGAGTCGACGAGCTTCCGCAGCGGCCTGCCGCACGAGTCCGTCCTCGAGATGGACGTGGTGACCGGCTCGGGGGAGGTCGTCACCACCAAGCCGGGCGACGAGCTGTTCGACGCGTTCCCCAACTCCTACGGCTCGCTGGGCTACGCCACCCGGCTGCGGATCGAGCTCGAGCGCGCGCCGGGGCACGTCGCACTCGAGCACGTGCGGATCGACGACCTCGACGAGCTCGCGGCGACGATCGAGCAGGTCGTCACCACCGGCGAGCACGCGGGGGAGCGGGTCGACGCGATCGACGGCACCGCCTTCGCGCCGGGCGAGGCCTACCTGACGCTCGCGCGCTGGCGCGAGGGCCCCGCCCGCAACCCGAGCGACTACACGCGCCAGCAGGTCTACTACCGCTCGGTCCAGCAGCGCCGGACCGATGAGCTGACCACCTACGACTACCTCTGGCGCTGGGACACCGACTGGTTCTGGTGCTCGCGTGCGTTCGGCGCGCAGCACCCGCTCGTACGCCGGGTGTGGCCGCGCCGGCTGCGCCGCTCCGACGTCTACTGGAAGCTCGTCGCGCTCGACCGCCGCCTGCACGTCGGCGACCGCCTCGACCGGCGTGCCGGCCGCCCGCAGGGGGAGCGGGTGGTCCAGGACGTCGAGGTCCCGGTCGAGGCGCTGCCGGAGTTCCTGGCGTGGTTCGACCGCGAGGTCGGGATGCGCCCGGTGTGGCTGTGCCCGCTGCGGCTGCGCCGCCAGGAGGCCGGCCGGCCGTGGCCGACGTACCCCCTGACGTCCGCGACGACCTACGTCAACGTCGGCTTCTGGGGCGTCGTCAACGTCGGCCCCGACGCTCCACAGGCCCCGCGCAACCGCGCGATCGAGGCCAAGGTGACCGAGCTCGGCGGCCACAAGAGCCTCTACTCCGAGGCGTTCTACGACCCGGAGACCTTCGACCGCCTCTACGGAGGTGAGCAGCTGGCGCGCGTCAAGGCGCGCCACGACCCCGACGACCGGTTGACCGGTCTCTACGACAAGGTGGTGCGAGGACGATGA
- a CDS encoding alpha/beta hydrolase, which yields MSARSLVAGATLALCAGLLSTVAPTASTATATAGADPGADADATTAPGFRVRPIDWGRCREGYLRKAGARCGMLTVPLDHAAPDGPTIRLAVSRVRHRGRTDNGVMLTNPGGPGGSGLFMATYGALVPDRVGRTYDWVGMDPRGVGASRPALSCDKRIVTLGTRPDYYPRTQAVLDEWVGISEQYAADCGASAAARLLPHLRTTDTVADFEVLREALGADRVSFYGQSYGTYIAQVYATLHPERIDKLVLDGVVDPRGIWYSDQLGQQVGFEKSLKRFRQWVARRHATYGLGRTARAVERTYYRLVRRFARHRVDGVASPDLVDLTLGAGYTVGLWPSTAEMLSELATKGTARIARRTYRSWYPTVEGGDNGYATYLATICTDAPWPTALDALFADAARLDRHHPFFSWPNTWFNQPCATWPAPAGTPVEIAPADREALLVGESLDGATPISGAYEVRRRFTGAVLLEGVGGTTHAGSLSGVACVDDRIAAYLADGSLPRRRGGAGPDVRCRPVPAPPAGG from the coding sequence ATGTCCGCTCGATCGCTCGTCGCAGGAGCGACGCTCGCGCTGTGCGCGGGGCTGCTGTCCACCGTAGCCCCGACCGCGTCGACGGCCACGGCCACGGCCGGGGCGGACCCGGGCGCGGATGCCGACGCCACCACGGCGCCGGGGTTCCGGGTCCGACCGATCGACTGGGGCCGCTGCCGCGAGGGCTACCTCCGCAAGGCCGGAGCGCGGTGCGGCATGCTCACCGTGCCGCTCGACCACGCGGCCCCGGACGGCCCCACGATCCGCCTCGCCGTCTCGCGGGTGCGGCACCGCGGTCGCACCGACAACGGCGTGATGCTCACCAACCCGGGCGGTCCGGGCGGGAGTGGGCTGTTCATGGCGACCTACGGTGCGCTCGTGCCGGACCGGGTCGGGCGCACGTACGACTGGGTCGGCATGGACCCGCGCGGCGTCGGGGCGAGCCGCCCGGCGCTGAGCTGTGACAAGCGCATCGTCACCCTCGGCACCCGCCCCGACTACTACCCCCGCACGCAAGCGGTGCTCGACGAGTGGGTCGGCATCAGCGAGCAGTACGCCGCCGACTGCGGCGCGTCCGCCGCCGCCCGGCTGCTGCCGCACCTGCGCACGACCGACACGGTGGCGGACTTCGAGGTGCTGCGCGAGGCGCTCGGCGCCGATCGGGTGAGCTTCTACGGCCAGTCCTACGGCACCTACATCGCCCAGGTCTACGCCACCCTCCACCCGGAGCGGATCGACAAGCTCGTGCTCGACGGCGTGGTCGACCCGCGCGGCATCTGGTACTCCGACCAGCTCGGCCAGCAGGTGGGGTTCGAGAAGTCGTTGAAGCGGTTCCGCCAGTGGGTCGCGCGGCGGCACGCGACGTACGGCCTCGGTCGCACCGCACGCGCCGTCGAACGCACCTACTACCGGCTGGTGCGCCGGTTCGCCCGGCACCGGGTCGACGGTGTGGCCTCGCCGGACCTGGTCGACCTGACCCTCGGGGCGGGCTACACCGTCGGGCTGTGGCCCAGCACCGCCGAGATGCTCTCCGAGCTGGCGACGAAGGGCACCGCGCGCATCGCGCGGCGGACCTACCGCTCGTGGTACCCGACCGTCGAGGGCGGCGACAACGGCTACGCCACCTACCTCGCGACGATCTGCACCGACGCGCCGTGGCCGACCGCCCTCGACGCGCTCTTCGCGGACGCGGCGCGGCTGGACCGGCACCACCCGTTCTTCTCCTGGCCGAACACCTGGTTCAACCAGCCGTGCGCCACGTGGCCGGCCCCGGCCGGCACGCCGGTCGAGATCGCGCCGGCGGACCGCGAGGCGCTGCTGGTGGGCGAGAGCCTCGACGGTGCTACGCCGATCAGCGGGGCCTACGAGGTGCGCCGCCGGTTCACCGGCGCGGTCCTCCTCGAGGGTGTCGGCGGCACCACCCACGCCGGCTCGCTCAGCGGCGTCGCGTGCGTCGACGACCGGATCGCCGCCTACCTCGCCGACGGCAGCCTGCCGCGTCGACGCGGGGGTGCCGGCCCCGACGTGCGCTGCCGCCCGGTCCCGGCGCCACCGGCGGGCGGCTAG
- the ybeY gene encoding rRNA maturation RNase YbeY — protein MSIEVLNESGHDVDVRRLSQLARFVMDQMRVHPQAELCIKAVDEDTIAGLNEQWMEKEGPTDVLAFPMDELRPGRVNEEPEEGVLGDLVLAPSVAERQGVEAGHGREAEIDLLTVHGILHLLGYDHAEPEEHAVMFGLQGELLEKWRASLTP, from the coding sequence ATGAGCATCGAGGTCCTCAACGAGTCCGGCCACGACGTCGACGTCCGCCGCCTGTCCCAGCTCGCGCGCTTCGTCATGGACCAGATGCGCGTGCACCCGCAGGCCGAGCTGTGCATCAAGGCCGTCGACGAGGACACCATCGCCGGGCTCAACGAGCAGTGGATGGAGAAGGAGGGCCCGACCGACGTGCTGGCCTTCCCGATGGACGAGCTGCGTCCCGGCAGGGTCAACGAGGAGCCCGAGGAGGGCGTCCTCGGTGACCTGGTGCTCGCCCCGTCGGTGGCGGAGCGACAGGGCGTCGAGGCCGGGCACGGTCGCGAGGCCGAGATCGACCTGCTGACCGTCCACGGCATCCTGCACCTCCTCGGCTACGACCACGCCGAGCCGGAGGAGCACGCCGTGATGTTCGGGCTGCAGGGCGAGCTGCTCGAGAAGTGGCGCGCGAGCCTCACGCCGTGA
- a CDS encoding siderophore-interacting protein — protein sequence MSTRAAQFQARVARREPLTDHLVRLVLDGLDGFASSGVPDEWVGLVVPGQFQSRYYTVRSFDGGELTLDVVVHDVGLVTEWAMRDCVGDTVTITEPKASFAPPEGAGWLLLVGDLTAMPAMARIAETRPDLPTRVLAEVPDDLAGYLPEHVDTTWLAPPSSGQSGLAAAVEALEWPAGEGYFWMAGESAQMRAIRKHLMREVRLPTSHYDVMGYWRATAARQPRAVDPGPIWRAGKAAGKSDEQIWAEYDAAQEASDG from the coding sequence GTGAGCACCCGGGCAGCACAGTTCCAGGCGCGCGTCGCACGACGCGAGCCCCTGACCGACCACCTGGTGCGGCTGGTGCTCGACGGGCTCGACGGCTTCGCGAGCAGCGGCGTACCGGACGAGTGGGTCGGTCTGGTCGTGCCCGGGCAGTTCCAGAGCCGCTACTACACCGTCCGGTCCTTCGACGGCGGCGAGCTGACCCTCGACGTGGTCGTGCACGACGTGGGCCTGGTGACCGAGTGGGCGATGCGCGACTGCGTCGGCGACACCGTCACCATCACCGAGCCCAAGGCGTCCTTCGCGCCACCGGAGGGTGCCGGCTGGCTGCTCCTGGTCGGCGACCTCACCGCGATGCCGGCCATGGCGCGGATCGCCGAGACCCGCCCCGACCTGCCCACCCGCGTGCTCGCCGAGGTGCCCGACGACCTGGCCGGCTACCTCCCGGAGCACGTCGACACCACGTGGCTCGCGCCGCCGTCCTCGGGGCAGAGCGGCCTCGCCGCCGCGGTCGAGGCGCTGGAGTGGCCGGCGGGCGAGGGCTACTTCTGGATGGCCGGCGAGTCCGCGCAGATGCGCGCGATCCGCAAGCACCTGATGCGCGAGGTGCGGCTCCCCACGAGCCACTACGACGTGATGGGCTACTGGCGCGCCACCGCCGCACGCCAGCCCCGCGCGGTCGATCCCGGTCCCATCTGGCGCGCCGGCAAGGCGGCGGGCAAGAGTGACGAGCAGATCTGGGCGGAGTACGACGCGGCGCAGGAGGCGAGCGATGGCTGA
- a CDS encoding winged helix-turn-helix transcriptional regulator — protein sequence MGASYRQFCPVSKAMELLDERWTLLVVRELMLGSEHFNDLRRGLPRMSPTLLSRRLQQLARAGVVDRVEAAGEVRYRLTAAGEELRPVVEALGTWGTRWIPELADPDLDPKLLLWDMHRNVDHERAPARRSVVAFEFTDLPAGLARWWLVLAPGDVDVCDADPGDEPVAVVRTSLRTLTEVWRGDRGWSDAVRDGALRVEATRDVASALPGWFLLSPFAGVPRPAH from the coding sequence ATGGGCGCGAGCTATCGCCAGTTCTGCCCCGTCAGCAAGGCCATGGAGCTGCTCGACGAGCGCTGGACGCTGCTCGTCGTCCGTGAGCTGATGCTCGGCAGCGAGCACTTCAACGACCTGCGCCGGGGCCTGCCGCGGATGTCGCCGACCCTGCTCTCGCGCCGGCTCCAGCAGCTCGCCCGGGCCGGGGTCGTCGACCGCGTGGAGGCCGCCGGCGAGGTGCGCTACCGCCTGACCGCCGCGGGCGAGGAGCTCCGTCCGGTGGTCGAGGCGCTCGGCACCTGGGGCACCCGGTGGATCCCCGAGCTCGCCGACCCCGACCTCGACCCCAAGCTGCTGCTGTGGGACATGCACCGCAACGTCGACCACGAGCGGGCGCCGGCGCGACGGTCCGTGGTGGCGTTCGAGTTCACCGACCTGCCGGCCGGCCTGGCGCGGTGGTGGCTGGTGCTCGCGCCGGGCGACGTGGACGTGTGCGACGCCGACCCGGGCGACGAGCCGGTCGCGGTCGTGCGGACGTCGCTGCGCACCCTCACCGAGGTGTGGCGCGGCGATCGTGGCTGGTCGGACGCCGTACGCGACGGCGCGCTCCGCGTCGAGGCGACCCGCGACGTGGCGTCCGCGCTCCCCGGCTGGTTCCTGCTGTCGCCCTTCGCCGGGGTCCCGCGACCGGCTCACTAG
- a CDS encoding cytidine deaminase — MDDVQADLPAEDAKLVTLARATRARARAAEGAAVRDLDGRTYAAASIALEHLRLSALEVCVAMAVSSGSTGLEAAVVLTEGDAVDVDAARDFAGPDVPVLVGGPDGRLHTRTSTAAV; from the coding sequence ATGGACGACGTGCAGGCCGACCTCCCCGCGGAGGACGCCAAGCTGGTGACCCTCGCCCGTGCCACGCGGGCCCGTGCCCGTGCCGCCGAGGGCGCCGCGGTGCGCGACCTCGACGGGCGGACCTACGCCGCCGCGAGCATCGCGCTGGAGCACCTGCGGCTCTCCGCGCTCGAGGTGTGCGTCGCGATGGCGGTCTCCTCCGGGTCGACCGGGCTGGAGGCCGCGGTCGTGCTGACCGAGGGCGACGCGGTCGACGTCGACGCCGCCCGCGACTTCGCCGGGCCGGACGTCCCGGTCCTCGTCGGCGGGCCGGACGGGCGGCTGCACACGCGCACGAGCACCGCCGCGGTCTGA
- a CDS encoding hemolysin family protein has protein sequence MTADIWQLGSAALLVLLAGLFSAADAALGSFSRARAEELRAEGRAGAKRLVQILDDPARYLNTALLLRLLCEISAIVLVGTWARDTYEDALLPSVLTTVGVMLVVSFVVIGVAPRTIGRQHDARVALASAGPLSLVTTILGPIPALLILLGNAITPGKGFSEGPFSTETELRELVDLAEASAVIESGERRMIHSVFELGDTITREVMVPRPDVVYIERHKNIRQTLSLFLRSGYSRIPVVDENLDDIVGMAYLKDLVRRDFEAPDVEFTQRVDEVMRPVHYVPDSKPVDALLSELQARRQHIAVVVDEYGGTAGLITIEDVLEEIVGEITDEYDVEEVEVEHLDGGAIRVSSRYPVDDLDELVGFAVDDDDVDSVGGLMAKHLGKVPIPGSVVECHGLRLEAERATGRRNKIETVLVSVLPADGAGAEDGPAADVSAAGR, from the coding sequence GTGACCGCCGACATCTGGCAGCTCGGGTCGGCCGCGCTCCTCGTGCTGCTGGCCGGACTCTTCTCCGCGGCGGACGCCGCGCTCGGCAGCTTCTCCCGCGCCCGCGCCGAGGAGCTGAGGGCCGAGGGCCGGGCCGGCGCGAAGCGCCTCGTCCAGATCCTCGACGACCCCGCCCGCTACCTCAACACCGCGCTCCTCCTGCGCCTGCTCTGCGAGATCAGCGCGATCGTGCTGGTCGGCACGTGGGCACGCGACACCTACGAGGACGCGCTGCTGCCGAGCGTGCTCACCACCGTCGGCGTGATGCTCGTCGTATCGTTCGTCGTGATCGGCGTCGCGCCGCGCACGATCGGTCGCCAGCACGACGCCCGGGTCGCCCTGGCCTCCGCGGGCCCGCTGTCGCTGGTCACCACCATCCTCGGGCCGATCCCGGCCCTGCTGATCCTGCTCGGCAACGCGATCACCCCGGGCAAGGGGTTCAGCGAGGGACCGTTCTCCACCGAGACCGAGCTGCGCGAGCTCGTCGACCTCGCCGAGGCGTCCGCGGTGATCGAGTCCGGCGAGCGCCGGATGATCCACTCCGTCTTCGAGCTCGGCGACACGATCACCCGCGAGGTGATGGTGCCCCGCCCCGACGTGGTCTACATCGAGCGCCACAAGAACATCCGCCAGACGCTGTCGCTGTTCCTGCGCAGCGGCTACTCCCGCATCCCGGTGGTCGACGAGAACCTCGACGACATCGTCGGCATGGCCTACCTCAAGGACCTGGTCCGACGGGACTTCGAGGCGCCCGACGTGGAGTTCACCCAGCGCGTCGACGAGGTCATGCGCCCGGTGCACTACGTCCCGGACTCCAAGCCCGTCGACGCGCTGCTGAGCGAGCTCCAGGCCCGACGCCAGCACATCGCGGTGGTCGTCGACGAGTACGGCGGCACCGCCGGCCTGATCACCATCGAGGACGTGCTGGAGGAGATCGTCGGCGAGATCACCGACGAGTACGACGTGGAGGAGGTCGAGGTCGAGCACCTCGACGGCGGCGCCATCCGGGTCTCCTCGCGCTACCCGGTCGACGACCTCGACGAGCTGGTGGGCTTCGCGGTGGACGACGACGACGTCGACAGCGTCGGTGGCCTGATGGCCAAGCACCTCGGCAAGGTCCCGATCCCCGGGTCCGTGGTCGAGTGCCACGGCCTGCGCCTCGAGGCCGAGCGGGCCACCGGCCGGCGCAACAAGATCGAGACCGTGCTCGTCTCGGTGCTGCCGGCCGACGGCGCGGGCGCCGAGGACGGTCCCGCGGCGGACGTCAGCGCCGCCGGCCGCTGA
- the era gene encoding GTPase Era gives MDDELDDELDDELDEDELEDELDDDFDLSGVAPAGAFYSAPEGFRSGFASFVGRPNAGKSTLTNALVGQKIVITSSKPQTTRNVVRGIVHRDDAQLILVDTPGLHRPRTLLGERLNDLVRTTWAEVDVVAVCFPANEKIGPGDRFLVTELAKVRRTVRIAVATKTDLVTPEQLGQHLLDIQALGQETSTEWAEIVPVSAVAGDQVDLLADLLVGLMPEGPPLYPDGDLTDAPEEALAADLIREAALEGVRDELPHSIAVVVEEMGLREGRPDDKPLLDIVANLYVERDSQKGIMIGHKGSRLRAVGTAARKQIEALLGTPVYLDLQVKIAKDWQRDPRQLRKLGF, from the coding sequence CTGGACGACGAGCTGGACGACGAGCTGGACGACGAGCTGGACGAGGACGAGCTCGAGGACGAGCTCGACGACGACTTCGACCTCTCGGGCGTCGCGCCGGCGGGTGCGTTCTACTCCGCGCCCGAGGGCTTCCGCAGCGGGTTCGCGTCGTTCGTCGGGCGCCCCAACGCCGGCAAGTCGACGCTGACCAACGCGCTGGTCGGGCAGAAGATCGTCATCACGTCCTCCAAGCCGCAGACCACCCGCAACGTGGTGCGCGGCATCGTGCACCGCGACGACGCCCAGCTGATCCTGGTCGACACGCCCGGCCTGCACCGCCCGCGCACCCTGCTCGGCGAGCGGCTCAACGACCTGGTGCGCACCACCTGGGCCGAGGTCGACGTGGTCGCGGTGTGCTTCCCGGCCAACGAGAAGATCGGCCCCGGCGACCGGTTCCTGGTCACCGAGCTCGCCAAGGTCCGCCGCACCGTGCGGATCGCGGTCGCCACCAAGACCGACCTGGTCACCCCCGAGCAGCTGGGCCAGCACCTGCTGGACATCCAGGCGCTGGGGCAGGAGACCTCGACCGAGTGGGCCGAGATCGTGCCGGTCTCGGCCGTGGCCGGCGACCAGGTCGACCTGCTCGCCGACCTGCTCGTCGGGCTCATGCCGGAGGGGCCGCCGCTCTACCCCGACGGCGACCTCACCGACGCGCCCGAGGAGGCGCTGGCGGCCGACCTGATCCGCGAGGCCGCACTCGAGGGCGTGCGCGACGAGCTGCCGCACTCCATCGCCGTCGTCGTCGAGGAGATGGGCCTGCGCGAGGGGCGTCCCGACGACAAGCCGCTGCTCGACATCGTCGCCAACCTCTACGTCGAGCGCGACTCCCAGAAGGGCATCATGATCGGCCACAAGGGCTCGCGGCTGCGCGCGGTCGGCACGGCCGCCCGCAAGCAGATCGAGGCCCTGCTCGGCACCCCGGTCTACCTCGACCTCCAGGTCAAGATCGCCAAGGACTGGCAGCGCGACCCGCGCCAGCTGCGCAAGCTCGGCTTCTGA
- a CDS encoding class I SAM-dependent methyltransferase, with product MSTAGRMAIGDAMDRLVRGGLPVRFTAYDGSSAGPPDAEIGIHLRTERGLSYLMTAPGDLGLARAYVSGDLDLVGVHPGDPYPLMSLLKDHTNFRVPAPAEALRLARGLGLSHLRPPAPPPQEHLPRWRRAVEGLRHSMTRDAEAIHHHYDVSNRFYELVLGPSMAYTCALYETPEATLEEAQFAKFDLVARKLGLRPGQKLLDVGCGWGTMVRHAAREYGVKALGVTLSLEQAQWAKEAIDREGLGDLAEVRHLDYRDVVETDFDAVSSIGLTEHIGVRNYPSYFSHLRDRLKPGGRLLNHCITRPHNRRTETGAFIDRYVFPDGELIGSGTIITAAQDAGLEVQHNENIRLHYASTLRDWNRNLLASWDECVAEVGEGTARVWGLYIAGSRIGFERDEIELHHVLATRNHEDGRSEFPMRPDW from the coding sequence ATGAGCACGGCTGGACGGATGGCCATCGGCGACGCGATGGACCGACTGGTGAGGGGCGGCCTGCCCGTGCGCTTCACGGCCTACGACGGCAGCAGCGCCGGTCCTCCCGACGCGGAGATCGGGATCCACCTGCGCACCGAGCGTGGGCTGTCCTACCTGATGACCGCGCCCGGCGACCTCGGCCTCGCCCGCGCCTACGTCAGCGGCGACCTCGACCTGGTGGGCGTGCACCCCGGCGACCCGTACCCCCTGATGTCGCTGCTCAAGGACCACACCAACTTCCGGGTGCCGGCGCCTGCCGAGGCCCTGCGGCTCGCCCGGGGGCTCGGCCTCTCCCACCTGCGCCCGCCGGCCCCGCCGCCGCAGGAGCACCTGCCGCGCTGGCGCCGCGCCGTGGAGGGCCTGCGGCACTCCATGACCCGCGATGCCGAGGCGATCCACCACCACTACGACGTGTCGAACCGCTTCTACGAGCTGGTGCTCGGTCCGTCGATGGCCTACACCTGCGCGCTCTACGAGACGCCCGAGGCCACGCTCGAGGAGGCGCAGTTCGCCAAGTTCGACCTCGTCGCCCGCAAGCTCGGCCTCCGGCCGGGGCAGAAGCTGCTCGACGTGGGCTGCGGCTGGGGCACGATGGTGCGCCACGCGGCCCGCGAGTACGGCGTGAAGGCGCTCGGCGTCACCCTGTCGCTCGAGCAGGCCCAGTGGGCCAAGGAGGCGATCGACCGTGAGGGCCTCGGCGACCTCGCCGAGGTGCGGCACCTCGACTACCGCGACGTCGTCGAGACCGACTTCGACGCGGTCAGCTCGATCGGCCTCACCGAGCACATCGGCGTGCGCAACTACCCGTCGTACTTCTCCCACCTGCGCGACCGGCTCAAGCCCGGCGGACGGCTGCTCAACCACTGCATCACGCGACCACACAACCGGCGCACGGAGACCGGGGCGTTCATCGACCGCTACGTCTTCCCCGACGGCGAGCTCATCGGGTCGGGCACGATCATCACCGCGGCCCAGGACGCCGGGCTCGAGGTGCAGCACAACGAGAACATCCGCTTGCACTACGCCTCCACGCTGCGCGACTGGAACCGCAACCTGCTGGCCAGCTGGGACGAGTGCGTCGCCGAGGTGGGCGAGGGCACCGCTCGCGTGTGGGGCCTCTACATCGCCGGGTCGCGGATCGGGTTCGAGCGCGACGAGATCGAGCTGCACCACGTGCTGGCCACCCGCAACCACGAGGACGGGCGCTCGGAGTTCCCGATGCGCCCGGACTGGTGA
- a CDS encoding PhoH family protein: MTDSHQPGTPQERPAHTVVVPNSIDMVSVLGPGDAHLRVIERVFNADVHVRGNRITLTGESAEVAMAERLLDEIVTLVRTGQGVSDETVERIVQMLRTETQERPADVLSLNILSNRGRTIRPKTLNQKKYVESIDKHTITFGIGPAGTGKTYLAMAKAVQALQAKEVNRIILSRPAVEAGERLGFLPGTLSEKIDPYLRPLYDALHDMVDPETIPKLLAAGTIEVAPLAFLRGRSLNDSFIILDEAQNTTPEQMKMFLTRLGFGSRIVVTGDTSQVDLPSGTQSGLRVVEGILDGVDDIAFCRLTGTDVVRHRLVGRIVEAYEVFDAERQQSRPTPARDRGDRGRSKR; encoded by the coding sequence ATGACTGACTCCCACCAGCCCGGCACTCCCCAGGAGAGGCCGGCGCACACCGTCGTCGTCCCCAACAGCATCGACATGGTCTCGGTCCTCGGCCCCGGCGACGCCCACCTGCGGGTCATCGAGCGGGTCTTCAACGCCGACGTCCACGTCCGCGGCAACCGGATCACCCTGACCGGGGAGTCCGCCGAGGTCGCGATGGCCGAGCGCCTGCTCGACGAGATCGTCACCCTCGTGCGCACCGGTCAGGGGGTGAGCGACGAGACCGTCGAGCGGATCGTGCAGATGCTGCGCACCGAGACCCAGGAGCGCCCGGCCGACGTGCTGAGCCTCAACATCCTGTCCAACCGCGGCCGCACGATCCGACCGAAGACGCTGAACCAGAAGAAGTACGTCGAGTCGATCGACAAGCACACGATCACCTTCGGCATCGGCCCCGCCGGCACCGGCAAGACCTACCTCGCGATGGCCAAGGCCGTGCAGGCGCTCCAGGCCAAGGAGGTCAACCGGATCATCCTGAGCCGCCCGGCCGTCGAGGCGGGGGAGCGGCTCGGCTTCCTGCCCGGCACGCTCAGCGAGAAGATCGACCCGTACCTGCGCCCGCTCTACGACGCGCTGCACGACATGGTCGACCCCGAGACGATCCCCAAGCTGCTCGCCGCCGGGACCATCGAGGTGGCGCCGCTGGCGTTCCTGCGCGGTCGCTCACTCAACGACTCCTTCATCATCCTCGACGAGGCGCAGAACACCACGCCGGAGCAGATGAAGATGTTCCTGACCCGCCTCGGGTTCGGCTCGCGGATCGTCGTCACCGGCGACACCAGCCAGGTCGACCTCCCCTCCGGCACCCAGTCCGGGCTGCGCGTCGTCGAGGGCATCCTCGACGGCGTCGACGACATCGCGTTCTGCCGGCTCACCGGCACCGACGTGGTGCGCCACCGCCTGGTCGGGAGGATCGTGGAGGCCTACGAGGTGTTCGACGCCGAGCGCCAGCAGAGCCGGCCGACGCCGGCCCGCGACCGCGGCGACCGTGGACGGAGCAAGCGATGA